The Anomalospiza imberbis isolate Cuckoo-Finch-1a 21T00152 chromosome 2, ASM3175350v1, whole genome shotgun sequence nucleotide sequence GATATGTTGGTACTTTTTTAACTACATTTTTTACTATGACACTTCCACAGTGAAGAACCCGAATCTTCAGCTCCATGAGTAGAGACATGCAAGAGCAGTAAATGGAGAAAAGGCAGTAAATGGGAATGTGGCATGTTATACAAGTGTTGTTGAAACTTCATGAGAAAATCCCTAACAAGGATGGTCTAGAATCCTTTTGTAACTAagtcataatttaaaaattctatCACTTTATCTGCACCTCAGATTTTGACTCATGTTCCCCCCTATTTTGTCGGTAATATGAATAAGGCAGCAGGATGTTCTCACACCTCCAAAGACATTTCAGTCTTGCGAAATGATGGCCCACTTACAGAAGCTCAGTATCTGTTTCTTGTTCCTTCTCGCCTGCACTCAGAGGAGATCCCTCATTAGCTGTGCGATCaataaaaaacatttcttcagCCACAGGTAAATCTAGTTTATTAAAACACAGTTCTGACAGTTAATTCAATTGCCAACAAAGTGGTAGCGTggtcaataaaaaaaaaaagtgacctCATAAGTGAGATACATATATCctctaaatgcaaaattatcTGATAATCAAGTGCACTGGACAGATACAAACAGAAGCATGTGGGTGAGGTTAGACTGTGGCTAATTTTCTGCATTCTCTTGCATTTGAAGTGGGTGGTGTCTCATGAGAGGCTTCAGCTTGTCACTTTTAGCTGTTCAGGTTTCCTCCTTGGTGAAAACCACAGAAGAGTTTGCCCCTTCCTTCCAATTATGTACCTGCTATATCTGCACTGTTACCATCTCAATCATATTCCCATTTCAAACCACTGCTATTATTCCCTTTTTCATCAAGAACATGGGATCAAAGAGTTCATGTGGCATCATTAGGTCAGCTCTCCAGTATGCTGCTGCATTATTGAAATAAGGATTTGGAGAATGAACTTTAGTGAAGACTTCTGATAAAACTCTGTGCTTGCATCAAAGGCAGCATGAAGTGACTGAAACAGATTGAACATGACCCTTAGAtagtcaagaaaaaaatgtgcctTTTCCTGTGATTTGCCAAGTACTTTTCCACCTGACCAGCAATTATTTGTTTTCTACATATTTCAGACAGAGCTAAAAATAGTTTGCTGCTGTTATTTTTGGTTGGGAGAAATAACATTCAGTTTATGGAGTTCTTTCTCCATAAAAACTTCAGAGCATTGAGAAGTATCTTCACAGAGAGAAACCTTCCTTTGGTTGAATTTCACGGTGAGGGAAGGCTTTCAGCATTTTTGTTAGTTTTCATATAAGCCCAGTTGCTTTCTTGGAAAATATGATTAAACTTCTCATCTGTTTTTAGTAAAAGATGAGGTAATTAAACCCAAAATCTAAATATGGTCTAGCTGAGTTTGGAGCCTGTTTTCACTTAGGTCTAATTtttagaaaacatattttagaaaatattcagAGACTTACAAATACAGACAACCATTTGATGAAATTTTCCAAAGTACACACAGGAGTAGATTCCCATTGCTTTCTAAAAAAGCTCTCCTCCACCGTCTCTGTTGCCCATCTTTCTTCCTGTACCTGGGTTAGTGCTTCCCTGTTGCATTCTTTCATGTTTGATGTAGGAAATTCAAACCAATAGGAAGTTAATCCTATGAAAAAATGGATAATTTTCCTCCTCAGACGAGACTGAAGATGAACAATTGGGAATGTCTTTGGCAGCTGTTTAGTGTCAGACTGATTTACCTGTGCAGAGGAAACCACTCCCTAGCAACCTTTTTggaccaaaataattttaaaagtttgtcTTCGGATCCCTGCATGGGAATGGAACTTCTTAGCCTCAGCTTTGTGAAAAGCACTGGCAACACTGGGCATAAAAACAAAGTGTTACAATGACCTTGAAGAAATTGACACCACATGAAGAGCTGCAGGATGCAGCCCAGTGCTCTGGGCACCCACGTCCTGCCCTCACTGCCAGCAGTCGTCTTACTCACAACACTCCAGGACGATGCCACTTGCTTGAAATCATTCTCTCCCTTGACAACACATGAAATGTTAAGGAGAATACCTTGGTGGCTGGCTCAGAGTGGAAAATTTAGAAATGTTAGTGACTTCTGAGCAGCCTGAGCCAGTGCTGGGTCCTGTTTGCCTCTCTTACTGCTTTTTAAGTCAGCCTCAGTAGAAAGCATCAGTGATGctttatatttctttaatatgCAACCcctttgacagtgtttgcaaGGGGAACTGGCAGGGTACTGTGAATGTAGGGAATCACAGTCTCTGAACCCCTGCACATGCAGAGAAATGGAGCGCTGAGCGGTTCAGGCAGAGACACCGAAGTGGTCAGGTGAGAAGTTTTCCTTTCAAGTCGCTCAGTATTGTGAACTGAAATAAGGGGACTCCAGTAGCAAGGTGGATTCCTTTCAATGCCTTGTCGTGGGGTATCGTGGCCTGGGGCTCCGGGGGTCCGTCTGGCCCCCCAGGCAGCTGCCGCCataggtgtcccggatagcgctgtgctgatgaggcacaacctctctgggtccctcgggctagctcccagccgcaAGCAACCTAAGCGAGCACTCTTGAGTGGTTgcagctctgtgagttcagctcttagtgattccagctctgagctcacaaAGGTGCCTCAGCAgacgcagggattgagagaggagaagcctgtgtAGAGTTCCGCAGCAGTGTCTTTATTATCAGGGTCCTGTGaagggttccagtgacagctcttccactgaactgggcagagatgggggtttaagtaggctactggggtgttggaaattgtccaatggccagggttgaggaggatacgacctatagccttacagagagataacaagggtccgagGATGGAAGGGGGCTGCTTTGGTCCACTCATCATGACTCTGCCTTTCTCATCTTAGGCGGGtaaccgccagggaggccttgcagggcctctgccTGCTACAGTGGGGAGGGTGAACAACAGAGGTATCTCTACAGTGCTAAACAGAAGACAACCAGGGATCATACCTAGCCACCTGTCCTCAGATCATCTGGAGTCAGTTTTGGTCACCCACAAAGAGCTCTGTCCCAGAGCCTTCTGCTCCGGAGATGCTTGACagtgagcagcagagctgcaggccAGCAGGACAGCACACAGCCTCTGTCACTGAATAGTATGAGCCTAGTCTAGAAATCCCATCAGgactgtatatatatatattgttttGCAATTCTGCACTGGCTATCTGCAGCACAAACTTCtgatttttgctttgaaattttcAGCAGCAAAGTAATAGAGGAAGGGGTCGAGGCAGCTGTTCATGGCGGCGAGGCAGAGAGTGACCACCagtgccttgtgcaggctggcctggctgcagctgctgtacAGCAGGTGGACAGTTCGCAGGATGTGATACGGCAGGAAACAGATGAGGGAGAGGATGAGAGTGATGACGATGGTTAGCAGTGCCTTCCTGTGACAGATcgccctcctgctctgctgagccctggACTTGAGCAGCGCTCTGATGGCAAAGACATAGCAGAACAAAATTGTGCAGAACGGCAGAATGAAGCCCATGACAAGGACAAAGCTGTTCATCACGAGGAGCCTGTGTGTGCTGGAGGGGTGGAGGTCCAAGCATTTGACTGGGTTGCTGTAGCCAGCGATTCCTTTGTTTAACAGAGGGCTGGCAGCTGCGAGCACGAAGATCCATATGGCCACACAGGTAATCCTGGCATACTTCCTGTTGGTCACTTGTCCGTGTTTGAATGGGTGGACGATGGCTACGAAACGAACCACGCTGAGCACGGTGAGGAAATAAATGCTGCAGTACATATTCATGTACAAGGTGTAAGTCATGATCCTGCAGAGGATGTCACCAAATATCCAACGTGATCCCAAGAGGAAATACGAGGCCCGAAAGGGTAAAGTGCTCACAAACATGAGGTCTGAAATAGCCAAGTTCTGCATGTAAATGTTTACTGAGGTCCTTTGAGAAGTCTGGAAGAAAACATAAATGGAGAGGCTGTTTCCAACAGCACCCGGGAAGAAGATAAAGAGATACACAGTGGGATAAATTACTTGTTTGAAGCCGTCAGTTGTACAGTTGGAGGAGCTGTTAGTGAAGCTGCCATCTACTGCCACCTTGGAAATGTTCACAGACTGAGCCAGTGTCTCCATTTTTCTGCTAAAGTGAAAAGAAGTGGTGTGAGTGCTGGGTtacaggctgggcagggagtTTGGCTATTTGGGACTGTTTCACTGAGGGCAGAAATTGCAAGATGAAGATGACAGTGGGAAGTAAAGGTTCGTCAACGAGTAATTACTTGTGATGTCCCGGTAAATACACATCTCAAGACAAAAAGCCCCAGGTAAGCTCTAATGAGTTTCAGTACTACAGCAGCTGGTTGTGTTCTCAGCCTGTAAAAGTGCTGCTTTTagaggtgctgtgtgtgtgttttaatgACAAGTCTCTGATCTTTGCTGTGCAAAACAAGCCAGCTTGCTGACAGCCATTTTGTGGCAGGGAAGTTTTGAGTTCCCAGTCACCTACCATGGAAACATCAAAACCTGATCAGAAAAGAAATCACTGTCCACTGCTAGGCCTGCATTTCAAATTAGGAATGAAAGCCAAAAGAACTGAAACTGCCTTTTGGAACCAGGGAAAATTTTCTGGTATGTTTTTGGCAGTGTTTCCTGAGCAACACCAGACATATTTTGATACATGTAAAAATTAAGGACATTTTTACCTTAAACACTGTGCAAACACCATGCTAATTATGCACAGTTCATTTTTTAACTCCTTCCTCCATGCacaatatttcttctttcttgttaGCTTCTGGTGGCTTTCTATGTCTCTTTTTGTGGGGCCTTTGTTGCACGTACCACTCCCTTAACCTCTTTTGTGCTCAGCTGTTCTGCACCAGACAGTCATCCACACACACTGCAGCTTCCAGGGCAGCCCACATTTGCAGCCCTAATGAAAATGGCCTCTGAGAAATGGCCTGTGCTCATAGAGAGAGGCATTTTTCCTCCTGTGAGACTATAACTCAatcaaataaaatcaaaaccacCCACCACTAATACAGtctaaataataattttttttctcattaatgtctatttattttctgaactcTTGATTTCTTATCTCAGTTGTCCTGCAGCTAGTAGTATTTTCAAAGGAAGGTGTCAGTATTGTTTCTTGTTTGACAGTGGGAGTAATTCCTTCTTTATATCTACCAATATATTCTAAAGATGGGGCACATTAATTTTTAGCCTGAAAACCACAACCACATGGCATTTCCAGATGCATGGAAAAGAAGCTTTTAATTTGCCCCAGTGAGAGTGATAACATGCCCATGGTACACAACTGCATCCAATCTCTTATTCTGAACCTCACTGACTTCACAATTTGAAACTAATTTATTTGTACAGGTGGAGTCTCCTTGGGGGTAAATTTGGCTTTACATTTGGGTACTTCAAACACCCAGCTACCCAGTGTGCTGTAAATGGGAGCTAATTTGCAAACTGAAGCCATGGTGTGGGAGCCTGAGCTATGTTCAGAGCAGGCTACGGTATCTCCAGGGTTGTGTCTCAGAGTCTGTCCAAGTCCATTAAATACAGCAAAAAGATGTGCCCCTGCAGGCATCTTTTTATCCAGCCCCACTGGGACGGGAAGCATAGGGAAGCACAACCCCAGGCTGGGGTCCCAAGGAGCACTTTATGGATATTGGGTCTCAGCAAAGCCCTGGACTGACTAAACACATGCTCCTAAACTTAATCTCTTCCTCGTTTGAGATCCTCTTTCTTCACAAAGGAGATGGAAAACATATTCTTCTTCAAGACAAATCTTTAGCAATCAAAGGACCCTAATTAAATCAAAATctaattgttttggttttctttatggAATAACTGTCTGATATACACATTTTCTGTATGAGATCAAAGACCAGCTTTTCTCCAAATGAATATGATCCCCCCACTTTTCAGGGAAACATTACAGCCTGAGTTTCACCAAAGGGAAGACCCCTTCTGACTCTATTTTCCTGGGGTCCAAGCATCCTTGCCTTTAGAAACCCCAAACACAAGAAAATATTAGTAAAGGGATCTGCCACCTATTGAAGCATTCTTGTTGTGTGTGAAAGCTGTGACGTAGAAGAGTCAAATGAAATTGAAGAACTTGGACTGTGGACAAATTCCACACCCTGCTCAGTACTATGAATGATTGCTTGTGTCCAGTGCTACCTGATCAAGCATGAGACTGGGGCAATGAATATTCAGTTGATGAAAAACCCTTGGGTCCCTGCACCCTGGGAAGAGCACCACAAGCACAGGGCCTGAGGCACTTAGCTCAGGCTCCTCATATGAGGGTATCTAGCCAACAACTACCATTTAAGATGTTTTGTCCTCTAACTGCACAAATGCTCCTCAATTCTCTTTCCAGCTAGACTGAGACTAAGAGTAGAATAGTGCATGTGCAATTGAGAAAATTCAGCATCCTTGGCCCTAGCAAGAAAATCAGTTCTCAGACTCCTCTCCAAGTTATGCCAACACAAATTTCAAGCTGTTATGGGATGCCCAAGAGAAAGAAACTGGAGATCAGTCAACTGAAAGCTCTTAAAGCACCATGGTGACTGCACTCAGTGCAGGGCCAGCAATGACCCATGCATTTTTCATATGAAGACACTCCTGTTAGCTGTGTCTTGACACACAGATCAATGTGGAAGGGAAGGTGAAGTGAAAGATATATTTAAGGTGGGACTACCTCAAGCAACCACAGAGGATAAGGGGACAATTTTAGCCTTTCTTGACTCCAAGAACTGTTATTAGCCAGCAAAGGTTAGGAGATGACTACTAGATATACAGAATTAATGATCTATCTAAGGACAGGCCATAAACTTCATTTTCAGCAAAAGTGTCCAGACAGTCGCCTGGGTCAGGAATGAACAGGATGGGTTAAGGGTGAGAGACTGGACCTATAGGAATTTTCTGTGTCTCCCAAAAGAAGGGAGATTTGCAGTAAGATCTAACAGccgtcaaaaaaaaaaaaaaaaaaaaaaaaaaaggagagaaaaggacaaactGAAATGGgattctctctttctcttcagTGGTACTGCAAGACTCCTCTGATAGAAATTCTGTAACAGgagatttttttctatatacGAGTTTCACTGATGGAAGCTATCAAATGGAAGCAGCTGACACGTGTCCTGAGGCTCTGACTATCTCCCTGGCatgagaaagagaaaatcagctgagaaagaaaaagggagccttttctgaaataattgcTATATGAGTAGATTAGATGTAGAGTTTGGGTGGGTTCTTTATCTTTTCTTCATCTCTGTgaaatctttttaaaatatttacagcttGATTACCAAGGattttataaagaaatatttatctttCATTATAAATTGCATCTATATTATAAATTATACATATTTAttatgaatatatatttttccttttatcttagCCTGGCTTGAGTGCAATTTTGGGTAAGATGATAGCAGAAAGACATTCCTTGCCTAAGGTACATTTTACATCCTTAATAAATGGTCGAGTGTGCAAGACGGGTAGGGGGGTGATAGAGCAAAAGTAAGAGGGGATTTGTTTAATTGAAGGAGATACTAAACTAATAAAAATGCCTCAAACCTCTCATATTTTAAGCTCGGGATTCAACTGCCCGTAAATCCAATAAACTGGCACCTGCTATCTTGAATGTCTGATCAAAACCAAATCTTATGTGTAATTCTGCACTGATCTCAAAGCTGAAAAAGAGACAGAGCACCCATCAGGCTTGGCATGAGACAAAAATCCTGGTGCAAAGGAAAGCTCAGAGATCTGCAGGAGAAAGGATAATCAATAGGAGCCTGTGTTGCCATGCTACCAGCTTTATGGTAATGATACTGTAGGATGCTCGGGTGGAGGAGTGGCACTGTGCAGGAGGGACTACATAACTCACAACACTGTAAAAATATTATGGCTGAAGAGAAGCACAACAATGTTCTTGTAGGCAGACTCTAATAATACAAATATACTACTAGGAATGCACTAGTGAGCTCCTTACCATGTTATGACAGTTGCCAGAGCACATTAAGTGAGGATAGGAAGATAGAAAGCAGGTAGCAATGGGAGGAGGTTTGGAGTGTTGTTAGAAAGATGCAATGCTGCAGCAGGATGAGATGTTATGTCCATAAGCAACTACTTCCTGATTCCTAGAATAATTAGTCCTgcaaaaaaatccacaacaCAAGATGCCATTCTACCTTGGTATTCTACCTCTACAAGATGCTTTAGTGCTGCACAGGTTTTGGTGGAGGTAGGTCTGTACTGTTAATCACAGtagagctgggctcagcagcactGTGGGACAGAGAAGCAGTCCCAGAAGGAAGAAGCCTACACAAATTTGGGGGCtgtttttgaaaacaaacagaaaattcaaCAACCtaaattccaaaagaaataggcattttaagaaatattgaGCCCAATTTCTATCAGTAAAATAGTTACCAAGACTACTCTAAGGAAAAGATCTCCATTTGGAAAGCAGAAGTCTTGTCAATATGGGGAGAACAGGAGGGTCTGTACCATGACAGATCAAATGTGGAGAGGAAACCAggaacattaaagaaaaaaaaaatagtgaaggGCTTCTGGTAAAGGATGTTCTGGGTTGACAGTAAGTTTTGTAAACCTactgaaagatgaaaaaaacacTTGGGAACTAGCAGGGGAGTTTGGTGGCAAAAGATCTCTTAGGAACAAAGTCATAGCAGGAATACTCAGGGAATTCACTCTTCCCAACCAAAGATGCTGGGATATTTTCAGAGCTGGTGCAGTAAAAAGGACAGAGGAGCCAGCTCCTCTCAACAGATGTGGACAGGAAGTATTAAACCAACTAGATAAATGAGAGTCCAAAAAGTAATTGAGACCAGATGGCACTCATATCAGTATCCCAAAGGATCTCAACCATGAGAATGCTGGCCAAGGCACGTAACCCACCATTGCAATCAGGCACTGTGCCAGGGGACTGATGTGTCATCAGTGCAGTTCTCATTTACCAGAAAGGCTTGATAAGGCTGCTCAAAGCTGTGAGCTCGTCATCAGTCCTGGAAGCTACTGACCACTAGGACCGATTTCCTTTtctgggacattttgggggcaTCTGTAATGAAAAATGAAGGCACTGAGCTCATTGAAATGCCAGTCTGCTGAGAAAAAGTCATTATGTCTTCTGAAAAGGGAGATCCTATTTGGCTTACCCACTGAAGGGCTGTGATGACAATGGATGAAGGGGACCCAGTGgccattttatatatatatatatgtgtgtgtatatatatgtggaTGTACATATATCTGGCTGAGGGAGGAGATTTTCCCTCTACTTCAGtcttgtgagaccccacctgagcactgcaTTCAGCTCTGAATCCCTGACATAAGAACATCATGGAGATGGCCCAGAGCAGAACCATGAAGATGgccagagggctggagcacatcttctgtgaagacaggctgagagagatggggctgttcatcctggagaagagaagaccCAAGAGAGACCTTAAAGCACgttccagtacctaaaggggctcTACAACAGAGCTTCGGAGAGATTTTTCACAAGGGCATGcggtgataggacaagggggaatggaatccctggcagtgttcaaggccaagttggatggggctttaagcaaactggtctagtggaaggtgtccttgcccatggcaggaggctTCAAATGAGATGATCTCTaagatcccttcccacccaaaccattctatgattctatgatatgtGTGTATTTAGAGTTGCATTTGTCAAAGCCTTCAACAAATCTCTGCAACAAAGGTTTCTTAAGTACCTGAGTTGCCAGAGAGCTGGAAGGCACATTCTTTTGTGGGCTGAAAGCTGGCTGAAGTGTAGGAAGCAAAATGAGGCCTCAATAAATAAGCAATAGAATCCTCTAGGGTTTGGCACTCAGATTAGATTTATCCAGTGTCTCTAACAACAGTCTGGAGATGACAGTTCTCCACGCTGGCAGATGCCATGCTGGAAGGCATGAGAATTAGTATATTTTAATGGCAGATGAGAATTAGTATATTTTAATGTAAGGTGATGCATACTGgggaaaaataatctaaattGTGCCTAATTATATGAATTTTAACTGGATTTTGCATTCAGGAAGGGGCACGTGGCACTGGCATCATTGACCATTTGCTGAAGTTAGTTCTGCATTGGCTACAACAGCAAAAGAACCAAAACTGTGAGCTAAATGAGGGGTACCATTAAGTAGGGTAATGCCTTGTATAAAATATTGATGCATTCCCATAGTGGACAGTGCTTGTCTCTACACTGAAAACAGAGATTATGGAGCTTGAGGACATGCAGAGAGAGGCAAGTAAAGTAGTAGCAGCCCTGGACTACCCCTGTTCTTACATAGGGCAGTGAATCAAGTCATATGGCATCTCAGCAGAGAATGGGATAGATTTCTGTGCCATGCCTGGACAGAAGGACACAGTCCTTTTGGAGATGTGTGATGGaggtgtgctgctgctgaagggatAAATATTAAACCTCCACTGTCTCTAAAGGTGCAAATAAACTCTCCATTTCTAAACTGTTGATCTGAGATTTCCAAATTGTTGATGCCGCTCTAAAACACTGCATTCACTGTAACATGAAGAATGACAAAACAACTTCATTTTTATAAGATGTTCTCCATATGCAAAGTTAAATAGGGAGATCTGGCTGTTCCATCAAAATATACTACTTTGCTATGTAAAGTGAGAAGCAGTTAGAACCTCTTGTATGATCTTTGCATCTATCACAGTAACCTTTTGTCTAAAGAGAACCCCAGACACCTGAGtctgttttttatttcccaaataGGAAGGCAATTATAATATTGCTGCTATAGAGGAGATAATTTGCATTTGCTACTGCACttccaagaaaaacagaagttctcatgtttttttaaattcccaCTGGCTTTCTTGCTAATATTCACTTTGTGTTTCAAGAGCAGCATTACcaagaataaatgaaaaatattgcaATATTTCAAATCAACACTAAGTTCACCAAAACATGGCATATTATTCACCTTTCTAAATgcagaataatgaaaaaaatcccaagagtCTGACATTTAacaccttttatttttaaagttcacCATAAGCCAAATACATGTTTTTTATCTACTTAAAAAACAAGGCTCACTTAATCAGATCCACAACTTCATTGTTATCTTCCATCTGGCAACCAATCCTAGTTACATAAATCTACCCTTTTTTCTGCCAAAAAGAATTTCTCAATACCAGCTTTGTCATAGAGAAGTTTGGCCAACTATCACTGTTTCTGGCAAGTAATACCTTAACTGCAaataatgagaaagaaaagtatgTTGCATTTTAATAATTGCAACCATTTTATCTACAGCAGAGAAAGTAAACAAATCTTGTCTTACCTCAGCTCATGGGCCTTTTGGTGTGTTCAGTATTTCCTTCTTCTGCTTGTGTTGCTCACAGACTTCAggatttttaatggaaaggaaACCCACAAAAACTTGATGCAAAACCCTAGTGCTACAAATGCAGAAGccaaagaaaaaccacaaacagGGTAAAGGGAAGTAAATCCTGATTAAAATTTCTTACATATTCTTAAAAGATAAATGTTCTCAGCTCAAGGAGTGGTGCTAGCAATCACAGGGCAGTCTTTCATTATTTTCACCCAATGAAAGAGGTTTTACAGCTACGTGGTGTGTTGCAAAGCGTTCTGAATTTCTGTGTTTGGGCCCACACTTCTATATATGTGCTTTCATTAGTCAGAGTTACCCAAAATATTAGTGGCAATTCCAAATAATCTTCCCATGAATCATGAAAGATGTTCTTGGAATTAGGGAGAGgatatttggttttgtttacttCCCAGAAAACACATAAATAACAAAATCGTTAACAGGCTTCTGGGATTTAGTGCATAATCTCATTCAACTCATAATTCAAGGCTGAGTTAACAAGCTGAGGGACTAATTTTCCTTGAATTTTTACAGGAACAGATAGAGCTCTGTTAGCCATGAGCAAATGGCTGCAGTGAATGCCTTACCCCCTCTTAAGCGTCACCACTTCTTAGTGGAGCAATGCTGACTGCACAGATGGGTGCTCTGAGCCCACTGCCATTGTAAAATAGGTTTTTATACACACTGTAGATGTAAGAGCTTGATTATTTCTGTTCTTGTATGTGCTGTCAGCACGTGCAGGTGGACCAGACATATCCAAGTGCTTTCTGGTTGCTGTGCTGTATTTCATATTGGCAGCAGGTCAGGAGTCCACAAATGGCTGCTTAGCACAGCAGATGAAGAGtctccaaaaaaacccaacattctTGCCACCCACACTTGTAGTTATCTATACCCCAAAGTGCTTTGGATAAGGACTGTAATTTCTCCTCTATTTACCATTTGTCCATGTCAACTTGAGAACACTAAAATAGTCCTTTGGGTGTGCTCCTCATGTGGGGTCATGGTGGCAACGTGCAGTGGTTGCAAAGACTTGTGTCACCAGAGCTCACAAATCCCTAGACTCACAAACAGCTCTGTGGGTCCTCTTTTTTAGCATGGGGCTGAAAAAGGATATAGAAAACCAGCTTAGCTAAGAACTAGTCTAACTCTTTTGGTCTCCAAGGTGGGCACAAAAAGTGGTTTTTAATACTTGCCTTCATTTGAGGTGAGAGAGCAAAGTCAACTGAAAAAGCTTCCCAATAGAGATCCACATGAAGTGGATTTTCAAGGTGCAGCATGACAATGAATTAGGACCCTCTAGAAACCACTGTTTGCCAACTCTTGTGGCACCTAAGCCCATGGATAAGCATCCTCTTCCAGCTGGGGTTGTGCTGGCTGCTTTGGTTGGTGTCCCAGCTGTTTCCCTGTCTGCCAAAGTCTGCCTGCAAAGTGGCTCCTGGGTGCTCCCTAACCCCACAGAGTCGTTGAGGCAGGTACTGTAGACACCTGAAACAGGATGTATCTTCTCACCCAGGTCACATGGACTAAAGCAGG carries:
- the CYSLTR2 gene encoding cysteinyl leukotriene receptor 2, translating into METLAQSVNISKVAVDGSFTNSSSNCTTDGFKQVIYPTVYLFIFFPGAVGNSLSIYVFFQTSQRTSVNIYMQNLAISDLMFVSTLPFRASYFLLGSRWIFGDILCRIMTYTLYMNMYCSIYFLTVLSVVRFVAIVHPFKHGQVTNRKYARITCVAIWIFVLAAASPLLNKGIAGYSNPVKCLDLHPSSTHRLLVMNSFVLVMGFILPFCTILFCYVFAIRALLKSRAQQSRRAICHRKALLTIVITLILSLICFLPYHILRTVHLLYSSCSQASLHKALVVTLCLAAMNSCLDPFLYYFAAENFKAKIRSLCCR